The Drosophila biarmipes strain raj3 chromosome 2L, RU_DBia_V1.1, whole genome shotgun sequence genome has a window encoding:
- the LOC108036729 gene encoding high mobility group nucleosome-binding domain-containing protein 5, whose protein sequence is MRSAWRVITLLGLLARALALHSTPDRAMAISSALLGQDLEDFQSYFGQKQEQEPDQLVAATKHEEHSEGGEEESGEEHHSEHFHKKGGKSKKGHKHGEHSEKGEKGHHDKEGKKGEHGEEEGHEKKHKHSESHHKKKKKGSKGEKGSEFEDHGSYKKGHSIKGKHNVHKLDENKKEKKFYDEDHNEGGEEKHGGFEEAKKHKKGSSFKKGHHKKGGHEEHYGKKGHSKKGHKKKGHKGHKKKHEEAKKWGHKKEHGKKGGEEHKKKWHKSHKQSSEHDHGHH, encoded by the exons ATGAGGTCGGCTTGGCGAGTGATAACGCTGCTGGGGCTCCTGGCCCGGGCGTTGGCCCTGCACTCCACGCCGGACAGGGCCATGGCAATAAGCTCGGCGCTGCTCGGCCAGGACCTTGAGGACTTCCAGTCGTACTTCGGACAGAAGCAGGAGCAG GAACCCGACCAGCTGGTGGCCGCCACGAAGCACGAGGAGCACTCCGAGGGCGGCGAGGAGGAGTCTGGCGAGGAGCACCACAGCGAGCACTTCCACAAGAAGGGCGGAAAGAGCAAGAAGGGCCACAAGCACGGCGAGCACTCCGAGAAGGGCGAGAAGGGTCACCACGACAAGGAGGGCAAGAAGGGGGAGCACGGCGAGGAGGAGGGTCACGAGAAGAAGCACAAACACTCCGAGTCGCAccacaagaagaagaagaagggcTCCAAGGGCGAGAAGGGCAGCGAGTTCGAGGACCACGGCTCCTACAAGAAGGGGCACTCCATCAAGGGCAAGCACAACGTCCACAAGCTGGACGAGAACAAGAAGGAAAAGAAGTTCTACGACGAGGATCACAACGAGGGCGGGGAGGAGAAACACGGAGGCTTCGAGGAGGCCAAGAAGCACAAGAAGGGCAGCAGCTTCAAGAAAGGTCACCACAAAAAGGGCGGACACGAGGAGCACTACGGCAAGAAGGGTCACAGCAAGAAGGGTCACAAGAAGAAGGGCCACAAGGGACACAAGAAGAAGcacgaggaggccaagaaGTGGGGCCACAAGAAGGAGCACGGCAAGAAGGGTGGCGAGGAGCACAAGAAGAAGTGGCACAAGTCCCACAAACAGAGCAGCGAGCACGATCATGGACACCACTGA